A DNA window from Halanaerobium saccharolyticum subsp. saccharolyticum DSM 6643 contains the following coding sequences:
- a CDS encoding ABC transporter permease yields MISYITRRLLILPIILFGVSMLIFSMIMMLGPYQRLSTYINDPAQLKGAEDIDQLVAKYGLDDPWYEQYGRWIGGVLKGDFGWSESAGAPVTKAIADRFPATLELALLSLFPVIFGGIILGVLSAVHHNKILDHTIRIFAVIGWSFPSFVFGLVVLMIFYGVLGWLPPGRLSNWATEIVRSADFISYTGMHILDGILNLNFSIVLDAIRHLIAPVITISILWWAFILRITRSNMLETLRKDYIRTARAKGLADNIVVYKHAVRNALIPVVTVAGQMVLGLAGGLVIVESIFNIRGLGQFMANAAQQLDYPGVLGGALYFGFLLILINLFVDVSYAVIDPRIRLE; encoded by the coding sequence ATGATATCTTACATTACAAGACGCTTACTTATTTTACCTATAATCCTCTTTGGAGTAAGTATGTTAATTTTTTCTATGATTATGATGTTAGGACCTTATCAAAGACTAAGTACCTATATTAATGATCCAGCCCAATTAAAGGGGGCTGAAGATATTGATCAACTGGTAGCTAAATATGGACTAGATGACCCCTGGTATGAACAATATGGCCGCTGGATTGGGGGAGTTTTAAAGGGTGATTTTGGTTGGTCAGAATCGGCAGGTGCACCTGTGACAAAAGCAATAGCTGATAGATTTCCTGCTACTTTAGAACTGGCATTATTATCTTTATTTCCAGTTATATTTGGTGGTATAATTCTCGGGGTGCTTTCGGCAGTTCATCATAATAAAATATTAGATCATACAATAAGAATTTTTGCAGTTATCGGATGGTCATTTCCATCTTTTGTTTTCGGTTTAGTGGTATTAATGATTTTCTATGGGGTTTTAGGTTGGCTGCCACCAGGAAGATTATCAAACTGGGCAACAGAAATAGTTAGATCTGCAGATTTTATTAGTTATACTGGTATGCATATTCTTGATGGAATTTTAAATTTAAATTTTTCTATTGTGTTAGATGCTATTAGACATTTAATAGCTCCTGTAATTACTATTTCAATTCTATGGTGGGCTTTTATATTAAGAATAACACGTTCTAATATGTTAGAAACATTAAGAAAAGATTATATTCGTACTGCTAGAGCTAAAGGACTTGCAGATAACATTGTAGTTTATAAGCATGCTGTTCGTAATGCTTTAATTCCTGTAGTTACAGTTGCAGGTCAAATGGTGCTTGGATTAGCAGGTGGACTGGTTATAGTCGAAAGTATTTTTAATATAAGAGGATTAGGACAATTTATGGCAAATGCAGCACAGCAGCTTGATTATCCAGGTGTATTAGGAGGAGCTTTATACTTTGGATTTCTTTTAATTTTAATTAATTTATTTGTGGATGTATCATATGCTGTAATTGACCCAAGAATTAGATTGGAGTGA
- a CDS encoding ABC transporter substrate-binding protein, translating into MKKTLIITLTLFLLITMSSIIGAQEVKNPDTFVEVNMGTIDSLDPHFQYDTASAEIVNNVYENLIKFDEGDITKFMPHLATEVPTVENGLIRDDNTTYEFPLRDDVVFHNGNKLTPEDVKYSFLRALIQDRDGGPVWMIYEPLFQMGSLSDVITEVLGEEKAAKDLTAEESAEVYAYLEKAIEVDGNSVIFHLPKPFPPFLSIITQGNGLGAIVDKEWTIEQGDWDGQPETIAEYTNPTKEEDPLFEKMNGTGPYEFVEWVNGEEVVLNRNDDYWREPAAVKKVIIKMIDEWSTRKLMLQRGDADIVYVDKQYMSQVENMDGVEVITGLPNIYMGAGLMNYNIVTEGNPDVHSGKLDGNGVPSNFFSDIDVRKGFLYSMNYEAFINDVLDGDGQQGRGPIPEPLLGYDEDSTTYELNLDKAEEHFKKAFDGELWEKGFEITILYNSGNDVRKSATDMLKYYVERINPKFKINVRGIQWASYLDKLIAEKFTLGFIAWGADYADPHNFAVPFVSSTGTYGGFKGEDYAEFAKENIDPLIEEAISLTDPEARAEIYREIQRISYENGTDFYLYQPTAQVVMRDWVEGWYYDPIRDPGQYFYSLDK; encoded by the coding sequence ATGAAAAAAACATTAATAATTACCTTAACTTTATTTTTATTGATAACAATGTCCTCTATAATAGGAGCTCAGGAAGTAAAAAACCCTGATACTTTTGTAGAAGTTAATATGGGGACAATAGATAGTCTTGATCCTCATTTTCAGTATGATACAGCAAGTGCAGAGATTGTAAATAATGTATATGAAAATTTAATTAAATTTGATGAGGGTGATATTACAAAATTCATGCCACATTTGGCAACTGAAGTACCAACTGTGGAAAATGGTTTAATTAGAGATGATAATACTACTTATGAATTTCCACTTAGAGATGATGTAGTATTTCATAACGGTAATAAATTAACTCCAGAAGATGTTAAATATAGTTTCTTAAGAGCATTAATTCAAGATCGAGATGGTGGACCAGTTTGGATGATTTATGAACCACTTTTCCAAATGGGTTCTTTATCTGATGTTATTACTGAGGTTTTAGGGGAAGAAAAAGCTGCTAAGGATTTAACTGCAGAAGAATCAGCTGAAGTTTATGCATATCTGGAAAAAGCTATTGAAGTTGATGGAAACAGTGTTATTTTCCACCTTCCAAAACCTTTCCCACCATTTTTAAGTATTATTACTCAGGGTAATGGTCTTGGTGCAATTGTTGATAAAGAATGGACAATTGAGCAGGGAGACTGGGATGGTCAACCAGAAACAATTGCTGAATATACTAACCCAACTAAAGAAGAAGATCCTTTATTTGAGAAAATGAACGGAACTGGCCCTTATGAATTTGTAGAATGGGTTAATGGAGAAGAAGTAGTATTGAATAGAAATGATGATTACTGGCGTGAACCTGCAGCTGTTAAAAAAGTAATTATTAAGATGATTGATGAGTGGTCAACTCGTAAATTAATGCTTCAGCGTGGAGATGCTGATATTGTCTATGTAGATAAGCAGTATATGAGTCAGGTAGAGAATATGGATGGTGTTGAAGTAATTACAGGTTTGCCAAACATCTATATGGGTGCTGGTTTAATGAATTATAATATTGTAACTGAAGGTAACCCTGATGTTCACAGTGGTAAACTTGATGGTAATGGTGTTCCTTCTAACTTCTTTAGTGATATTGATGTTAGAAAAGGATTTCTTTACTCTATGAATTATGAAGCATTTATTAATGATGTATTAGATGGTGATGGACAGCAGGGTAGAGGCCCAATTCCAGAACCACTTTTAGGTTATGATGAAGATTCTACTACTTATGAATTGAACTTAGATAAAGCAGAAGAGCATTTCAAAAAGGCATTTGACGGAGAATTATGGGAAAAAGGTTTTGAGATAACAATTCTTTATAATTCTGGTAACGATGTTCGTAAGAGTGCTACTGATATGCTTAAATATTATGTAGAAAGAATCAATCCTAAATTTAAAATTAATGTACGTGGAATTCAGTGGGCATCATATCTGGATAAACTAATTGCCGAAAAGTTTACTTTAGGTTTCATTGCTTGGGGTGCTGATTATGCAGATCCACATAACTTTGCAGTTCCATTTGTGAGCAGCACAGGAACTTATGGTGGATTTAAAGGAGAGGATTATGCAGAATTTGCAAAAGAAAATATCGATCCTTTAATTGAAGAAGCAATTTCCTTAACAGATCCAGAAGCACGTGCAGAAATCTATCGTGAAATTCAGAGAATATCTTATGAAAATGGAACTGATTTCTATCTTTATCAGCCAACAGCTCAGGTAGTTATGAGAGATTGGGTAGAAGGTTGGTATTATGATCCAATTAGAGATCCAGGTCAATATTTCTATTCATTAGATAAGTAG